In one window of Halococcus salifodinae DSM 8989 DNA:
- a CDS encoding (R)-citramalate synthase: protein MTDLFGGLPETTPLSDADVQFLDTTLRDGEQAPGVSLAPDEKVDIARQLDRAGVSVIEAGSACTGAGEREAISRVTGENLDARVTSFCRGIRRDVDLALDCDVDGINLVVPASDRHIEGKVDSTREDVLADAVELVEYARDHGLWVELLGEDGSRADIDFLSRLARAGFDAGADRVCYCDTVGHATPERTVEVVSTLAECGPTSTHTHDDLGLGVTNALASVAAGADLVHATVNGVGERAGNVALEEVAIALAHGYGVETVDTTLLYDLARTVADATGIALAPNKAVVGENAFTHESGIHTDGTLKDEAMYEPYPPETVGRERRLALGKHAGRAGVEAALEEHDVDVTADELAAITDRVTDLGEDKRVTDADVLALAESVQGRERERRVELLDLTAASGSGTPTASVRLRINGDERTASGTGSGPVDAAVGAVREALGPGGDATLDSYHVDAITGGTDAVVTVEVEMSRDAQSVSVAASDADITRASVEAMVEALDRLHAA from the coding sequence GTGACCGATTTATTCGGGGGCCTCCCCGAAACCACTCCGCTCTCCGACGCTGACGTACAGTTTCTCGATACCACGCTCCGCGACGGCGAACAAGCCCCAGGGGTGTCCCTCGCGCCCGACGAGAAGGTCGACATCGCGCGGCAGCTCGATCGGGCCGGCGTGTCGGTCATCGAGGCCGGCAGCGCCTGCACCGGTGCGGGCGAGCGCGAGGCGATCTCGCGGGTAACAGGAGAAAACCTCGACGCCCGAGTGACGAGTTTCTGCCGCGGGATCCGCCGCGATGTCGATCTCGCGCTCGACTGCGATGTCGACGGGATCAACCTCGTCGTGCCCGCGAGCGACCGCCACATCGAGGGAAAAGTCGACTCGACTCGCGAGGACGTGCTCGCGGACGCGGTCGAGCTCGTCGAGTACGCCCGCGATCACGGCCTCTGGGTCGAACTCCTCGGCGAGGACGGCTCCCGCGCCGACATCGACTTCCTCTCGCGGCTCGCCCGTGCGGGGTTCGATGCCGGCGCGGATCGGGTGTGTTACTGTGATACCGTCGGGCACGCGACGCCCGAGCGCACGGTCGAGGTGGTTTCGACCCTCGCCGAGTGCGGTCCGACGAGCACCCACACCCACGACGATCTCGGGCTGGGGGTGACGAACGCGCTCGCGAGCGTGGCGGCCGGCGCGGATCTCGTCCACGCGACCGTCAACGGGGTCGGCGAGCGTGCGGGCAACGTCGCTCTGGAGGAGGTTGCGATCGCGCTCGCGCATGGGTACGGGGTCGAGACCGTCGATACCACCCTCCTCTACGACCTCGCCCGCACCGTCGCCGACGCCACAGGAATCGCGCTCGCACCCAACAAGGCGGTCGTGGGCGAGAACGCGTTCACCCACGAGTCGGGCATCCACACCGACGGCACCCTCAAAGACGAGGCGATGTACGAGCCCTATCCACCCGAGACGGTGGGCCGCGAGCGCCGGCTCGCCCTCGGCAAACACGCCGGCCGCGCGGGCGTCGAAGCGGCGCTCGAAGAACACGATGTCGACGTAACTGCCGACGAACTCGCCGCAATCACCGACCGCGTGACGGATCTCGGCGAGGACAAGCGCGTGACCGACGCCGACGTGCTCGCACTCGCGGAATCGGTCCAAGGCCGCGAGCGCGAGCGCCGGGTCGAACTCCTCGATCTCACGGCCGCGAGCGGCAGCGGGACGCCGACCGCGAGCGTCAGACTCAGGATCAACGGCGACGAGCGCACCGCGAGCGGCACCGGCAGCGGCCCCGTCGACGCCGCGGTGGGGGCCGTCCGCGAGGCGCTCGGGCCCGGCGGTGACGCGACGCTCGACTCCTATCACGTCGACGCGATCACCGGTGGCACCGACGCGGTCGTCACGGTCGAAGTCGAGATGAGCCGTGACGCACAGTCAGTATCGGTCGCCGCGAGCGACGCCGACATCACTCGCGCGAGCGTCGAGGCGATGGTCGAGGCGCTCGACCGACTGCACGCCGCGTAG
- the tgtA gene encoding tRNA guanosine(15) transglycosylase TgtA — protein sequence MSGVFEQRTADAAGRIGELAVPRSGVTVETPALMPVVNPHVQTIAPSRLEEEFGVEILITNGYILSQSDDLREAALSMGLHDLLDFSGAIMTDSGSFQLAEYGEIDVTTPEILDFQYEIGSDIGTPIDIPTPPDAGRDQAERELSTTQDRLERAREVETGEMLVNAPVQGSTHPDLREDAGRHARDTGLDVFPVGAAVPLLNAYRYDDVVEIVTAAKRGLGAGAPVHLFGAGHPMMFALAVAAGCDLFDSAAYALYARDDRYLTVRGTEHLAELDYLPCECPICVANTPAELRDLGDDERERRLAEHNLHVSFGELRRIKQAIRRGNLLELVEVRARGHPAMLDGYRALLDHADRLESSDPASKSAFFHLSAESARRPEVRRHHDRLARLAPEGDVLLTEGGENSQYDESWRVVPPFGPFPRHLSETYPLTAEVPERTDRESYEAAAEGITRLAESNPDTGFTLAHREWPASALKEVPERVATVPLESMDEYDAAGETDQ from the coding sequence ATGAGTGGAGTTTTCGAGCAACGGACGGCGGACGCTGCGGGCCGGATCGGCGAGCTCGCCGTCCCGCGCTCGGGCGTCACGGTCGAGACGCCCGCGCTGATGCCGGTCGTCAACCCCCACGTTCAGACGATCGCGCCGTCACGGCTGGAAGAGGAGTTCGGTGTGGAGATCCTGATCACGAACGGCTACATCCTCTCGCAGAGCGACGATCTCCGCGAGGCCGCGCTGTCGATGGGACTTCACGATCTCCTCGATTTCTCGGGGGCGATCATGACCGATTCCGGGTCCTTTCAGCTCGCCGAGTACGGCGAGATCGACGTCACGACGCCCGAGATCCTCGACTTCCAGTACGAGATCGGCTCAGACATCGGCACGCCGATCGACATCCCGACACCGCCCGATGCGGGCCGGGATCAGGCGGAACGCGAGCTTTCGACGACCCAGGACCGGCTCGAACGCGCCCGGGAGGTCGAGACCGGCGAGATGCTCGTGAACGCTCCCGTCCAGGGCTCGACCCATCCCGACCTCCGCGAGGACGCGGGGCGACACGCCCGCGACACGGGTCTCGACGTGTTCCCGGTCGGGGCGGCGGTCCCCTTGCTGAACGCCTACCGTTACGATGACGTGGTCGAGATCGTCACCGCGGCGAAGCGCGGGCTCGGTGCAGGGGCTCCAGTCCACCTGTTCGGCGCGGGCCACCCGATGATGTTCGCGCTCGCGGTCGCGGCGGGCTGTGACCTGTTCGACTCCGCGGCGTACGCGCTCTACGCTCGTGACGATCGCTATCTGACGGTTCGCGGCACCGAACACCTCGCAGAGCTCGACTACCTGCCCTGTGAGTGTCCGATCTGTGTCGCCAACACACCCGCCGAGCTCCGCGATCTCGGTGACGACGAACGCGAGCGACGCCTCGCCGAACACAACCTCCACGTGAGCTTCGGCGAACTCCGTCGGATCAAGCAGGCGATCCGCCGCGGCAACCTCCTCGAACTCGTCGAGGTGCGCGCACGGGGCCATCCCGCGATGCTCGACGGGTATCGTGCGCTGCTCGATCACGCCGATCGGCTGGAGAGTTCGGATCCGGCCTCGAAGAGCGCCTTTTTCCACCTCTCGGCGGAGAGCGCCCGCCGACCCGAGGTCCGCCGCCACCACGACCGTCTCGCACGGCTGGCTCCCGAAGGCGATGTCCTGCTCACTGAGGGCGGCGAAAACAGCCAGTACGACGAGTCGTGGCGTGTAGTCCCGCCCTTTGGCCCGTTCCCGCGACACCTCTCGGAGACGTACCCGCTCACTGCCGAAGTGCCCGAGCGCACCGACCGCGAGAGCTACGAGGCAGCCGCCGAGGGAATCA
- a CDS encoding NUDIX hydrolase codes for MDDPLAWATRDADIAYSCPGFDIVTETVELPNGTETDFDYVDEPAAVVVLALTPDDRVVVIEEWREAVGRVNRGLPAGTVEPDDDDLATAARRELEEETGYVADELDHITTVEPLNGLANSVHHHFVARGCRPAGEQRLDDDESIRVETTTRDELLDGLAAGDLRDGRSALCLLYHERFADD; via the coding sequence ATGGACGACCCGCTCGCGTGGGCGACCCGCGACGCCGATATCGCGTACTCGTGTCCGGGGTTCGATATCGTCACCGAGACCGTCGAACTCCCCAATGGGACCGAGACCGATTTCGATTACGTCGACGAGCCCGCCGCAGTCGTAGTGTTGGCGCTGACGCCCGACGATCGAGTGGTCGTGATCGAGGAGTGGCGTGAGGCCGTCGGACGGGTGAATCGTGGGCTCCCGGCCGGCACCGTCGAGCCCGATGACGACGATCTCGCGACCGCGGCACGGCGCGAACTCGAAGAGGAGACGGGCTACGTGGCCGACGAGCTCGACCACATCACGACCGTCGAGCCGCTCAACGGACTGGCGAACTCGGTCCATCACCACTTCGTCGCGCGCGGCTGTCGACCGGCTGGCGAACAGCGCCTCGATGACGACGAGTCGATCCGCGTCGAGACGACCACCCGCGACGAACTCCTCGATGGGCTCGCCGCCGGCGACCTCCGTGACGGCCGCTCCGCGCTCTGTCTGCTCTATCACGAACGGTTTGCCGACGACTGA
- a CDS encoding saccharopine dehydrogenase family protein, with the protein MTDELLIYGSYGYTGALIVETATEEGLSPTLAGRRAEPVERQATDRGLDHRVFSLDHPAVIEAHLDEFDAVLNCAGPFSATAEPMVEACLRSGTDYLDITGEIAAFEALAERDREAEKADVTLLPGVGFDVVPTDCLAAYLESRLPSSTQLRLAIDGMGTFSPGTLKSIVEGLSRSGAARIDGKIESVPPAWKTRRIDLGVGPKPAVTIPWGDVATAYYTTGIPNVETYATVPRLAVAMMRRTGALTPVFGSSAVQRALNAVIDATVSGPTAAERARSTTRVWAEVENDEGKRLAARLETPDTYDLTARTAVESARRVAAGEVAPGFQTPASAFGPEFVLEFDGVEREDVAGSMGEPSETATADAIDD; encoded by the coding sequence ATGACCGACGAGCTGTTGATCTACGGATCGTACGGCTACACCGGCGCGTTGATCGTCGAGACGGCGACCGAGGAGGGACTCTCGCCGACGCTCGCGGGCCGGCGTGCAGAGCCGGTCGAGCGACAGGCCACCGACCGCGGTCTCGATCACCGTGTGTTCAGCCTCGACCATCCCGCGGTGATCGAAGCTCACCTCGACGAGTTCGACGCGGTGTTGAACTGTGCGGGGCCGTTCTCGGCGACCGCGGAGCCGATGGTCGAGGCGTGTCTCCGGAGCGGTACGGACTACCTCGACATCACCGGCGAGATCGCCGCCTTCGAAGCTCTCGCCGAGCGCGACCGCGAGGCCGAGAAGGCCGACGTGACGCTGCTGCCGGGGGTGGGTTTCGACGTCGTCCCCACCGACTGCCTCGCGGCGTATCTCGAAAGCCGGCTCCCCTCCTCGACGCAGCTCCGGCTCGCGATCGATGGGATGGGGACGTTCTCACCGGGAACCCTGAAATCCATCGTGGAGGGGCTCTCGCGATCGGGCGCGGCGCGGATCGACGGCAAGATCGAAAGCGTGCCGCCGGCGTGGAAGACCCGCCGGATCGACCTCGGCGTGGGGCCGAAACCCGCGGTGACGATCCCGTGGGGCGATGTCGCGACGGCGTACTACACCACCGGGATCCCGAACGTCGAGACCTACGCCACCGTTCCGCGGCTCGCGGTCGCGATGATGCGGCGGACGGGAGCGCTCACACCCGTGTTCGGCTCGTCTGCGGTCCAGCGCGCGCTGAATGCGGTGATCGATGCGACCGTTTCGGGGCCGACCGCCGCCGAGCGCGCACGGAGCACCACCCGGGTGTGGGCCGAAGTCGAGAACGACGAGGGCAAACGCCTCGCCGCCCGCCTCGAAACCCCCGACACCTACGATCTGACCGCACGGACCGCCGTCGAGTCGGCGCGGCGGGTGGCGGCCGGCGAGGTCGCGCCTGGTTTCCAGACGCCGGCATCGGCGTTCGGCCCCGAGTTCGTGCTGGAGTTCGACGGCGTGGAGCGCGAGGACGTCGCGGGCTCGATGGGTGAGCCGTCCGAGACGGCCACGGCGGACGCCATCGACGACTGA
- a CDS encoding carboxypeptidase M32, with protein MAETPTQESDTAPTVDDDTPEAYRELLDRTKRLAHLADVGGVLHWDQQVTMPDGGAPARAAQQSALSSLTHEYLTDDETGDLLDGAVEAELTDPQAAVVRETRRDYEQATRVPGELVEEITRTGSEAQQIWQDAKADDEFAAFAPTLETLRDLHVERAEHIDADRDPYRVMFEGVDPDLPLDRVEAILHDLRDELVPLIEDLQSRDPDLADPFAEGSFDEDSQEALSRAFLDDLGYDWDRGRLDTSPHPFTVGSQHDCRITTRFRDEDPFGAVLATIHEFGHATYELGLPQEHYGTPLGQSRGIVHESQSRFWENHVGRTKAFWDRYADTVNEHFGTEASPQDLYEAANRIYPDNLIRVEADELTYHLHIILRAEIEKAFVAGELDVEEIPTAWNDRMEEYLGVRPDTDTEGCLQDIHWTGGFASFQSYTVGSVLAAQLDAALREDLDEDVDELIRAGEFEPLHDWMTEHVHRHGQRYPADELIERATGEPLTAEYFVDYAEAKFGDLYGS; from the coding sequence ATGGCAGAGACACCCACACAGGAGTCCGACACAGCACCGACCGTGGACGACGACACACCGGAAGCGTACCGGGAACTGCTCGATCGCACCAAACGGCTGGCCCATCTCGCCGATGTCGGCGGGGTGCTCCACTGGGATCAGCAGGTGACGATGCCGGATGGCGGCGCACCGGCGCGGGCAGCCCAGCAGTCGGCGCTGTCGAGTCTCACACACGAGTACCTCACCGACGACGAGACCGGCGACCTCCTCGATGGGGCGGTCGAGGCCGAGCTCACCGATCCCCAGGCGGCGGTCGTCCGCGAGACTCGCCGGGACTACGAGCAGGCGACCCGGGTGCCAGGCGAGTTGGTCGAGGAGATCACCAGGACGGGCTCCGAAGCCCAGCAGATCTGGCAGGACGCGAAGGCCGACGACGAGTTCGCGGCGTTCGCCCCCACGCTCGAAACCCTCCGGGACCTCCACGTCGAGCGCGCCGAGCACATCGATGCTGACCGCGACCCTTACCGCGTGATGTTCGAGGGAGTCGATCCCGACCTCCCGCTCGATCGGGTCGAGGCGATCCTCCACGATCTCCGCGACGAACTCGTTCCGCTGATCGAGGACCTCCAGTCCCGCGATCCCGACCTCGCGGACCCGTTCGCCGAGGGGAGCTTCGACGAGGACTCCCAGGAAGCACTCTCGCGGGCGTTCCTCGACGATCTCGGCTACGACTGGGATCGCGGTCGCCTCGACACCTCGCCACATCCCTTTACTGTGGGCTCCCAGCACGACTGCCGGATCACGACTCGCTTTCGGGACGAGGATCCTTTCGGGGCGGTGCTGGCGACGATCCACGAGTTCGGCCACGCCACCTACGAACTCGGCCTTCCCCAGGAACACTACGGAACCCCGCTCGGCCAGTCCCGGGGCATCGTCCACGAGTCCCAGTCGCGGTTCTGGGAGAACCACGTCGGCCGGACGAAAGCGTTCTGGGACCGCTACGCCGACACGGTGAACGAGCACTTCGGGACCGAGGCGAGTCCACAGGACCTCTACGAGGCCGCGAATCGAATCTACCCCGACAACCTGATCCGGGTCGAGGCGGACGAACTCACCTACCATCTCCACATCATCCTTCGAGCGGAGATCGAGAAGGCGTTCGTCGCGGGCGAGCTGGACGTTGAGGAAATCCCGACGGCGTGGAACGACAGGATGGAGGAGTATCTCGGAGTCCGGCCCGACACGGACACCGAGGGTTGTCTCCAGGACATCCACTGGACCGGCGGGTTCGCGAGCTTCCAGTCCTACACCGTGGGAAGCGTGCTCGCCGCCCAGCTCGACGCCGCACTCCGGGAGGACCTCGACGAGGACGTGGACGAACTGATTCGGGCGGGTGAGTTCGAGCCGCTCCACGACTGGATGACCGAGCACGTCCACCGCCACGGCCAGCGGTATCCCGCGGACGAACTCATCGAGCGTGCCACCGGCGAGCCCCTGACAGCCGAGTACTTCGTCGACTACGCCGAGGCGAAGTTCGGCGACCTCTACGGCTCCTGA
- a CDS encoding 3-hydroxyacyl-CoA dehydrogenase family protein, with amino-acid sequence MRELDSVERVGVVGAGTMGNGIAQVAATAGYDVVMRDIEQEFVEKGFDAIDSSLDRLVDGEKLSDDGATATRERITGTTELDDLADCDLVIEAAVEEMAIKQDIFTDLDETVPDDVVLATNTSTLSVTSIASATDRQELVVGVHFMNPVPVMDGVEVVVGERTGEKTTKLAHDFAEELDKETWESDDKPGFVSNRILMPWINEGVRTLDEGVATKEDIDRGMKLGTNVPMGPLELADHIGLDICLDATETLHEELGDRYTPAYLLKRKVEAGNLGKKTGRGFYEYE; translated from the coding sequence ATGCGCGAACTCGATTCCGTCGAGCGGGTGGGCGTCGTGGGCGCGGGGACGATGGGCAACGGCATCGCTCAGGTCGCCGCCACCGCCGGGTACGACGTGGTGATGCGCGACATCGAACAGGAGTTCGTCGAGAAGGGGTTCGACGCGATCGACAGCAGTCTCGATCGGCTCGTCGACGGCGAGAAGCTGTCCGACGACGGGGCGACGGCGACCCGCGAGCGCATCACGGGCACCACGGAGCTCGACGATCTCGCCGACTGTGATCTCGTGATCGAGGCCGCAGTCGAGGAGATGGCAATCAAACAGGACATCTTCACCGATCTCGACGAGACGGTGCCCGACGACGTGGTGCTCGCGACCAACACCAGCACGCTCTCGGTCACATCGATCGCGAGCGCGACCGATCGGCAGGAACTCGTCGTCGGCGTCCACTTCATGAACCCCGTCCCGGTGATGGACGGCGTCGAGGTCGTCGTCGGCGAGCGCACGGGTGAGAAGACGACCAAACTGGCCCACGACTTCGCCGAGGAGTTGGACAAGGAGACGTGGGAGTCCGACGACAAGCCGGGCTTCGTCTCGAATCGCATCCTGATGCCGTGGATCAACGAGGGAGTCCGAACTCTCGACGAGGGTGTCGCGACGAAGGAGGACATCGACCGCGGGATGAAACTCGGGACGAACGTGCCGATGGGCCCTTTGGAGCTCGCCGATCACATCGGTCTCGACATCTGTCTCGACGCCACCGAGACGCTCCACGAGGAGTTGGGCGATCGCTACACGCCGGCGTACCTTCTGAAACGAAAGGTCGAGGCGGGCAACCTCGGCAAGAAGACGGGCCGCGGGTTCTACGAGTACGAGTAG